The DNA region TGGCACTAGCCCTCGCCGGTGTGGTCCTCGTAAAGGCTGTCGCCAGCGTTGGCGTAGACGCTGTTGAGAGAGGCCATCGCATCGGCCTTGCGTGCGTAGTTCTCGCTCGTGCAGATCACCTGCCCATTCTGCGCTGAGTTCAGCGTCCAGTGGTATGGCTGATTCGCGTTCGTCTTCCAGAGGTGAAACTTCAGTACTCCAGCCGCCATAGCGACCCCCTTGTCGTCGTTTGAGCATGAGTCTGGCGGCAGCAGGGTGTCCAGCGCAACGGCTACCTAGCCCCCGTGAATGGCCGGGCCGTCGAAGTCGGGCGGGATGACGACCGCCTCGAGCTCGACAGTGTGGTCGTCAAGGTGGCCGCACGAGGGGCAGCGGAACCCGCGCGGGTCGTCGCGCATCACGACACTGCACTCAGGACACCGAGGCTGTGCGGCATCGTCGAGCATCACCCGACCACCAAGATGATGCTCGCCACTGAGGCGAGCACGACACCCAGCCCCACGAAACCGAACTCAGTTAGGCCCCACCACGCATCTGCTCGAGCGGTGGCCCTGATGTGGTCGGGATCGTTGGCAGGGTCAATCCACGTTCCCGTGAGCTCGCTCTGTGCATCACGGTTCTTGCCCATGATGCGAACGGCCGCGATGAGCGGGCCGACGACCGCGAACACGCCACCCACCGAATACAGGACGATGGCGAGCACCTGAGTCGAAGTCATCGCGCGAGTCTAGCGTCGCCGGATACGCCCTCTTAGCGACCGCGCCCACTGTTGCTAACAGGGCGTATCCGAGGGGTCTTAGTGTGCCCGCCATCCTGCGCCTGCGCCGAGGCGGTCGCTACCGACGCGCGCCCCCTGTTTTTCTCACACACAACAGGCGCCGATGCACGCACAGCACCACGCTGAGACCCGCATGTTTCCGCGCCTCGAGGGCCTGCACCCCATCCTGCGAGTGCCGTGAGACAAGAACGGTGAGACAGGCCCTGTCTCACCGTTACGAGCGCCCCGTCGAGGGCCTCGCTATGACCACCATGACGGACATGACGGATGGAATTGATTACCAGCTAAGAGCGCTCACACAGGGGTAAGCAGAACCATCCGTCATGTCCGTCATGGTCGTCCGTTCAGGGGGCGCCGAAAGAACTTCGAAAGCGTGCATATTCGCGCTTTGTAGTGGTTCACCACTATCCCTACGCTTGATATCAGGCCCCGAGGAACACCTCGGCAAGGTAGGCGGTAAGCCCGTCACGTAGAACCGAATCGCTCGGCCTAGGCGATGTCCTCTCGGTGAGCGTGACTCCACTTTCGGAGTCACGAGCATGGCTGAGACCGCCACCACCACCGACGACACCATTGAGCGCATCGTCGCCTCCGCCCCGCCCCTGAGCGAGGCCACGCGCACCACCATCGCCGCCCTGTTCAAGGCAGGTGCGTGATGCCGTACGACAGCCGCGAAAAGGCGCTGGCCGCCGGCCTCAAGGGCAACGCGAGCCGCACCACCGAGCGCGCGACCGAGATAGCGCGCGCTGCCGCAACGGCACGCTGGCAGGGTCATGAGCCCAAGCGCCCGAGCTACCCCCTGCTCAGTGGTGCCGAGCTTGACTACTGGGTCGAGCGCATCCCGGTCGCGGTGCGGCTGTCGATGTCCCGCCCTCAGCTACGTCGCCGCGCCACGCTGCTCGCTCGTCAGGCAGCTGCCGAGGCCGCGCTCGAGAACGCCAAGCCCCCGACCGACACCCCGTTCGCTCTCCTGCACGCCGCACTCAGGGCGAGGGGTCAGCGATGAGCCGCGAGGTGGTCGCGACCGAGCGTCATATGCTCGACGCGCTCAACGACACCGCCCGCGCCGATGAGGCCGCCGACACACTGCGCCACGACCTCGTGAGCGAGAACGGCGCTCAGTGGCTCGAGTGGGATGGCAAGCGCTGGCTCGAGGTGCCTGACGCACGCGCGCTCGAGGTCGTGCGGAAGTGGCACTACGACTACAGCCGCGACGTGCTCGGTAACCTGCCGGCCAAGGATATCGGCCGCTTTCTCGGCATCGGGGCCATCAGCGCCACTCTCAAGCTGCTGGCCGGCATCCTGATGCGGCGCACCGACGAGTTCGACGCTCACCCGCACCTGCTCAATGTCGCCAACGGCGTGCTCGACCTGCGTACAGGCGAGCTCAGCCGCCACGACCCCGGCCTGCTGCTCACCAAGCTGGCCCCCGTCGAGTACAAGCCCGGGGCGACGCACAAAGACTGGCAGGCGGCTCTCACCGCGCTGCCCAAGTCGGCGCGCGGATACGCCCGCATGCGGTTCGGGCAGGCCATCACGGGGCACACGCCCGACGACGACACGCAGGTGTTCCTCATCGGTGGCGGGTCGAACGGCAAGAGCACGATGCTCGACGCGGTGCGCCATGCACTCGGCGACTACGCGACCGTCGTGCCCGATGAGGTGCTGCTCGCCCGCCCCGGCGACCACCCCGCCAGCCTCATGACACTCAAGGGTGTGCGCCTCGCCGTCGCCGAGGAACTGCCCGATGGGCACCGCATCAACGTCAAGCGGCTCAAGGACATCACCGGCACCGAGGTCATCACCGCGCGTCGCATGCGGCAGGATTTCGTGAGCTTCCCGGCCACCCACTCGCTGTTCGTGAGCACCAACTACCTGCCCATCGTCAGCGAGACCGACCACGGCACCTGGCGCCGCCTCATCCCGCTCACGTTCCCTCGCGAGTTCGTCAAGGGCACCCCGACCCGCAAGGGGCAGCGCAAGGGCGACCGCCACCTGCGCACCCGCCTGCGCCGAGGCTCGGGCGGCCGATCTGAGGCGGTGCTCGCCTGGCTCGTCGCGGGTGCGCGGGAATGGTTCGACGAGGGCATGCGCCTGCCGGTGCCGCCTCAGCGCGTAGAGGCTGACACCCGCGAATGGCGCAAGGAAACCGATGTCATCATGCGGTTCGTCGATGACGCGCTCATCGTCGACCCGGAGGCATTCACCGCCTCGAGCGAGCTGTACGCGCTGTTCACCGGATGGCAGGCGGTCAACGGTCTCGGTAAGTGGTCAACGCAGACATTCAGCGCCCGCCTCGCTCAGCACGACGACCTCGCCGGCCGTGTCGAGCTCACCCGCACCACCGCATTGCGCGGCTGGCGAGGGCTCGCCCTGCGCGACGACGCCCGCGTCAACGTCGAGTTCGCTCGCCAGGTCGCGCACCTCACCCCCGCACCCACCACCCTCACCACCGATTGAAAGGCACGACCATGACCGACAAGACCCTGTACAACGAGCGCATCAACGGCAAGCTCATCATGCTGCCCGACCCTGTCGCCCAGCCCGACATCGCGGCCGCGCTCGACAAGCTCAAGGCCATCAGCGCCGCTCGACGTGAGGCCATCGTCGTGCGAGACACAGCGAGCGCCACGCTCGCTCAGGCGATGACCTCCGAGCGCGACGACATCGCCAAGGCGATGCTCGACGACCTGTCGTTCGTCCCCGAGGGAGTTGCCGAGACCACACTCGAGGCGCAGACCGTGGCACGCACGGCGCAGACACGCCTCAGCGGCCTCGTCGAGGCTCGCAGGCTGGCCGTGGATGAGCTCGAGGCGGCTGTCGCGGGCAACGGCAAAGCGTGGGGCAAGACAATGCGGGAGCGGGCCGCCAGCGCGGTGCTGACGCTCACCACCGCTCTCGACATGGCCGTCAAGGCTCGCCTCGAGCTCGACGAGGCGGTCGGCGTGCTCAAGATGCTCGAGGCCCGAAAGGCCGGCGACGACCCCGCGCTCAACTTGGCGATGCGGGGCGGCAACCACGCCATCGCCATCGGCACCGCCATCGACAACCTCCGCGAAGCGCTTGTCGCGGCACAGCGAGAGGTCGAGGGACTGTGAGCGAGGCGCGCATCGTCAGCGAGTGGCTGGCGGCAGGTCTCGCCGCCGAGGCCGCGAGCGAGACCGCCCGACTCGCTGTCGTTCCTGACCCCGAGCCTGACCCGTTCGACGACGATTTCGGCACCAATGACCCGCACGAGCGAGTCATGTACGGGCTCATCACGGGTGAGCGCCCTGCCACCGCCGCTGAGGAACTCGAGCTAGACCTCATCGAGCTCGAGGAATTCAAGCGCCAAGCGATCGAACGTCGCATCACGGAGCTGCCCACCGTCACCGCGGCCTACGCGGTGATCGAGGCGGGCCTCACCGAAGTCACGCGCCGCGCCTACCTCGGGCTCGACGAGGCGATGCCCGGCGAGCGTTCAGACCTGCTCAACGTGCTGGTCGGCATCTACAAGCTTCGCCTCGAGGCGCTGCCCCACCACCCCACCACCGGAAAGGCATGACCATGACCACCAAGACCCCCGCACAGCTCCGAGCTCGCGAGGCCGCCCTTGTCGCCGAACTCGAGCGCCGGAAGTCCCCGAGCGAACGGCAGGCCGACGCCCTGCTCGGCACCGAGGTCGAGGATGGGTACGACCCGGACATCGATACGAGCAGGCAGCAGGCCAACCACCTGCTCGGCGAGAGCTAGATCGAGGACGCTCGGGGACACCATGCCCATCGACCCTCGCACCCCAGTCGGCGACTACGACCGCATCGCCATCGAATTCAAGGCCCTCAAAGACCGGCTCAGCGAGCTCGAGTCACCGACTGGCACCCAGGTGTTCAGAACGGTCGCCAAGCTCGAGGCGCTCGTCAACGACATTCAGGCCGAGCTCGCCGATTTCATCGCCAACGATGTCGAGACCATCGTCGACCAGCGGGTCGCCATCGCGCTGGCGTCGTGGTTCTCGGGCTCGGTGTCCATCGGCGGCAACCTGTTCGTCAACGGCACTGTCACGGCCCCGGGGGCTCGCTCGACGCCGCTGAGCAGCGCACCCAACCGCGTCACCGCCTGGCTGGCCGGCGATGGCCGCCTCGGTCACACGTCATGACCCGCTACAAGCAGGACGGGCACGTCACCAACGTCGACCGCTCGCCCGACACCGGCAGCCTCGTCGTGTGCACATGCGGCGCTGCACTCGGGCCACTGGGTGACCACGGGCGGGCGCTTATCATCGCTCAGGAGCACCGCGAGCGGCACCACCGTCGGTGGTGCTAGACCACCGGGCGGCCGGCCTTTCGAGAGTGTTGCGACGGTCGCTCGGCTTCCGCGCCTCGGCGCGATGAAAGAGCCCCCTCAGCGAGTGGAACGCTGAGGGGGCTCTTGCAAATTCTTGCCCTGACCAGGGATTTATTGCCAACGAGGGAGGCCGATGCCAGGAACTGATTAGGCTGTCGGCGGCAGGTTCAGTGCGTTAGGTATGCCGACAGCCTAATCAGTTCCTGGCGCGAGCCTCTGCGGACACACCGCGTCGAGCCGAAAATGTTAGTGATTCGTCACTAAGTCAGGCGGTGCGAGCGGACTGCTGCCAAACCTCGACCAGGTGACGCTGGCTCTGCGAGCGCTGAGCAATGCTGACCGCTTCCTGCATGCGGTGATCCAACTCGAGGTTCTGAAGCTCCGCGTAGTACTGATCGCGGGCCGACTGTCCGGATCGCGTTGCCTGAGTGACTAGTCTTCGCTTGGCCATGATCGCCTCCCCTGTGCTCTGATGATAACTCGCCTATAGGACATTGTGAATGACCGTCGCGGCCTCGGTCGCTTTTTCCACCGTGTCCACGTCATTCAACACCAGACTCCCGACATTGGCTCGGATCGGGACATCTAGTGAGAGCACTCCATCACACCGAGTTGTGTTCGGCTTGAGAATCGGGATGGCGAGCACCTCGGCGTACTTGTCGACGATGTTGAGGAACTCAGCCATCGTCATGCCGCATCGATCCTCGAGCGGCACACGAGTCCAGTCAGCTTCAGTCTTAACCTTGCCGCTGCCCCAACGCGCTTGGATGGGGCGCCAGTCGACATGCTCGATGGCGACGTTGCGCCAGGCTTCTCCTATGGCACCCTTGCCCGAGACCCATACGACCTTCGATTGCTGAGGGAGATCGGACATGCGGTACCGGTCAACTCTTTCGAGCTGCTTGCGCCCGAAGAGCCCGAACCGGCGCCGCACCCGGAACACGCTGGCTCCCAGCAGTGTGATGTCGATTCGGTGCCGACGGGCGACCTCTCTTATAACCGGCAGCAGGAACAGTCGAATGCGCTCCTGGCGAGCCGCCTTACCTCGGCCGATGAACACCGCCACCGCAGTCCAGATCGCGTCGGTAAGCACCAAGGCTCCGGTACCGGCAAGCAACCAGAAGCGTGCGACCGGATCATCCTTGATGAAGCTTTGGTCGACGAGACCGTTGAACAGTACTAGAACGAACAGCCCTAGACCGAGCAACAGCTTGAGAAATAGCGCGAGCCCCCTATGCACGGGCTCAGGCTACCTACACCGGACACCCGGCAGCGGCATTGAGAAGCCACGATCTGATGAAAATTGCTCTAACTCCGCAACAGTTGCCATCGTCGTGATCGCGTACTCGGCCGTGGCGGCTCCGGTGTCGTCGCCGAACAACGCCTCGGCGCGCCGTCGATCCAGCAGGGGAATGTTCTTCATGTGTTCCTTCTTTCTGTGGGATGCAGGGCATCGGGGTGTACGGGTGTTCGGGAACGTCACAGCGGCATCGGCGCGGATACGAGGACGCTGAGCAGGAGCGGCACCACACCGAGAAGGAGGAAAGCCGGCAGCGTGCAGACCCCGAGCGGGAACAACAGGCGTGTCGAGAGCTTCGCGGCACGGAGCCGCCCCTGCACTCTGGCGGCGTGTCGGTCCTGGGCCGCGGATGCCCTGAGCAGCTCGACTGCCGGCACCCCCGCGGCGCGAGAGAGCTCGAGCACGGAGCGAACGCGTTCATCGCCGGTCTCCGAGGGGGACGCCTGCGAGACCAGCTGATGCGCACGATCGATCGAGGCCCCGCCCGACAGTGCGACCGCGACGAGCTCTGCGTGCATCCCGGGGGTGCCGGGCGCCGGTCGTGCCCGCCGCAGCAGGCGCGTCGTCCACAGATGCGCCGCGGCGACGAGGAGCAGGCCGACGGTGACGCAGGCGGCGCCGAGCACGTTCCCGAAGATCACTCCGATGGTGTCGAACCCGAGTGCGAACCCGAGGAGCACCCCGGCGAACGGCATCCACAGCAGCAGCCGTGCGGTTCCTGCGGGTTCGGCGAGTGCGATGCGCACATCGTCAGCCGCGGCCTCGGAGTCTCGCAGCGTCTCCGCGATCATGCGGAGAACCTCGGCGAGCGGCGCCCCCACCGTCGTCGCGATCTCCCAGGCGGCGGCCAGATCGATCCATGCCCCGCCCTCAGCCTCGATGGCCTCGAGAAGCGGCACGCCACGATCGAGGCGGTCGACGACAGCCCGCGCCTGCGGATCATCGGCCTCGGCCAGGTGGCGCCACGCGATGACCGGCGCAGCCCCCGCCTGCAGCAGCACGGCCAGCGTCTGCACCGAGGTCGCGGCATCCGTCGCGCCGGCCGACCCTCGTCGCCCCACACGGCCCCACCGCATCACCACGGCTGCACTTCCTCGATATCGAGACGATCCCCGACGATCACGAGACGCCCCGCCTGCCGGATGCGACGGGTGCCCCCGGGGGCGCGGTCGAGGTGGAGGACGATCGTGAACGCGCTGACCGCCTGCCGCGCGAGAGCGATCGCGTCCATCCCGGCGAGGGCGCCGAGGGCTTCGAGCCGCGCGGGGACGTCGCGGAGCCCGCTCGCGTGCAGAGTGCCCGCACCCCCGTCGTGACCGGTGTTGAGGGCGGTGAGCAGCTCCCGGACCTCTTCACCGCGGCACTCCCCGACCACCAGCCGATCGGGACGCATCCGCAACGACTCGCGCACCAGTCGCGCCAGAGAGATGCCGCCCGCGCCCTCGAGGTTCGACTGCCGCGCTTCGAGGGCGACGTGATGCGGGTGACGCGGACGCAGCTCGGCGACGTCTTCGATCGTGACGATGCGCTCCGTCGACGACACCTCCGACAGCAGCGCCGACAGCAGCGTCGTCTTGCCCGTTCCGGTTCCCCCGGTGATGAGGATGTTCGCCCGCTCGGCCACCAGCCCGAGCAGCCAGGCATGCTGGCGCGCATCGAAGGCACCGAGAGCGGCGAGCGCGTCGAGATCCGCGACACGTACGCGGGGAATGCGTATCGAGAGGGCGGTTCCGGTGGTCGATACCGGTGCGAGGACCGCATGAACCCGGACGCCGGAATCGAGACGGACGTCGACGCAGGGCGCCTGGTCGTCGATATGGCGTCCCCCGAGACCGACCAGTGCGACGGCGAGGTCGCGGACCTCCCGCTCCGAAGCCCTCCACCCCGGTGCGGGCTCTGCTCCACTCCCGCGGTCGACGAACAGCCCGCTCGCCCCGTTCACGAACACATCGGTGACGGCATCGTCGAGGTGGGTGAGAAGCGGCCCGAACGCCGGATCCAGGCGACGGGTCTCGGGCGGGGCTTCCCCTTCGGGCGCAGCCGAACGAACTCCCCTGGGCTGGATGACGAAG from Microbacterium sp. SY138 includes:
- a CDS encoding DUF4244 domain-containing protein codes for the protein MKNIPLLDRRRAEALFGDDTGAATAEYAITTMATVAELEQFSSDRGFSMPLPGVRCR
- a CDS encoding phage/plasmid primase, P4 family — translated: MSREVVATERHMLDALNDTARADEAADTLRHDLVSENGAQWLEWDGKRWLEVPDARALEVVRKWHYDYSRDVLGNLPAKDIGRFLGIGAISATLKLLAGILMRRTDEFDAHPHLLNVANGVLDLRTGELSRHDPGLLLTKLAPVEYKPGATHKDWQAALTALPKSARGYARMRFGQAITGHTPDDDTQVFLIGGGSNGKSTMLDAVRHALGDYATVVPDEVLLARPGDHPASLMTLKGVRLAVAEELPDGHRINVKRLKDITGTEVITARRMRQDFVSFPATHSLFVSTNYLPIVSETDHGTWRRLIPLTFPREFVKGTPTRKGQRKGDRHLRTRLRRGSGGRSEAVLAWLVAGAREWFDEGMRLPVPPQRVEADTREWRKETDVIMRFVDDALIVDPEAFTASSELYALFTGWQAVNGLGKWSTQTFSARLAQHDDLAGRVELTRTTALRGWRGLALRDDARVNVEFARQVAHLTPAPTTLTTD
- a CDS encoding TadA family conjugal transfer-associated ATPase, encoding MPDSFVIQPRGVRSAAPEGEAPPETRRLDPAFGPLLTHLDDAVTDVFVNGASGLFVDRGSGAEPAPGWRASEREVRDLAVALVGLGGRHIDDQAPCVDVRLDSGVRVHAVLAPVSTTGTALSIRIPRVRVADLDALAALGAFDARQHAWLLGLVAERANILITGGTGTGKTTLLSALLSEVSSTERIVTIEDVAELRPRHPHHVALEARQSNLEGAGGISLARLVRESLRMRPDRLVVGECRGEEVRELLTALNTGHDGGAGTLHASGLRDVPARLEALGALAGMDAIALARQAVSAFTIVLHLDRAPGGTRRIRQAGRLVIVGDRLDIEEVQPW
- a CDS encoding DUF2807 domain-containing protein; the protein is MTDKTLYNERINGKLIMLPDPVAQPDIAAALDKLKAISAARREAIVVRDTASATLAQAMTSERDDIAKAMLDDLSFVPEGVAETTLEAQTVARTAQTRLSGLVEARRLAVDELEAAVAGNGKAWGKTMRERAASAVLTLTTALDMAVKARLELDEAVGVLKMLEARKAGDDPALNLAMRGGNHAIAIGTAIDNLREALVAAQREVEGL
- a CDS encoding type II secretion system F family protein, with translation MRWGRVGRRGSAGATDAATSVQTLAVLLQAGAAPVIAWRHLAEADDPQARAVVDRLDRGVPLLEAIEAEGGAWIDLAAAWEIATTVGAPLAEVLRMIAETLRDSEAAADDVRIALAEPAGTARLLLWMPFAGVLLGFALGFDTIGVIFGNVLGAACVTVGLLLVAAAHLWTTRLLRRARPAPGTPGMHAELVAVALSGGASIDRAHQLVSQASPSETGDERVRSVLELSRAAGVPAVELLRASAAQDRHAARVQGRLRAAKLSTRLLFPLGVCTLPAFLLLGVVPLLLSVLVSAPMPL